A genomic region of Pseudovibrio sp. Tun.PSC04-5.I4 contains the following coding sequences:
- a CDS encoding transporter substrate-binding domain-containing protein: MTYKFNLSGLVLGVLAAVSLAGPAQAQQARKALSQDSVIEEIKERGAIKIGLSLFKPWSMRDKNGELIGFEPDVGRELAKDMGVDAEFIPVSWDGIIPALVSGKFDVIISGMTVTTQRNLTVNFTTPYAYSGNTIYSNISMTKDFTEEDYNKSTTIFAARRGGTPAAAIARAFPNAQLLQFDEDGAATQEVLNGNAHATMGAEPTPTYDVTKYPEVLHIPFDKIYSQSGEAFALRKGDPDGLSFFNNWIAAKRREGFLKERQDFWFRSVSWEEQVNQ; this comes from the coding sequence ATGACTTATAAATTCAACTTATCTGGTTTGGTTCTGGGAGTGCTGGCCGCAGTTTCTCTTGCCGGCCCGGCACAAGCACAACAGGCCCGCAAAGCCCTGTCTCAGGACAGTGTAATCGAAGAAATCAAAGAACGTGGCGCGATCAAAATCGGCCTGTCCTTGTTCAAGCCCTGGTCAATGCGCGACAAAAACGGAGAGTTGATCGGCTTTGAACCGGATGTAGGGCGCGAGCTTGCGAAAGACATGGGGGTCGACGCTGAGTTCATTCCAGTCTCCTGGGACGGAATTATCCCTGCTCTCGTCTCTGGCAAGTTTGATGTCATTATTTCAGGCATGACGGTTACCACGCAGCGCAACCTAACAGTCAACTTCACAACACCCTATGCCTATTCTGGAAATACGATTTATTCCAATATTTCTATGACAAAGGACTTCACTGAAGAAGACTACAACAAATCAACAACAATATTCGCCGCACGCCGGGGCGGGACACCTGCTGCAGCAATCGCAAGAGCATTTCCGAATGCACAGCTGCTGCAGTTTGATGAAGACGGTGCAGCCACCCAGGAAGTCCTTAATGGAAATGCGCACGCCACAATGGGTGCAGAGCCAACACCAACTTATGACGTGACCAAGTACCCAGAAGTCCTGCATATCCCGTTTGATAAGATTTATTCCCAATCAGGTGAAGCCTTTGCTCTTCGAAAGGGAGACCCTGATGGATTGAGTTTCTTCAACAACTGGATCGCTGCAAAACGGCGTGAAGGCTTCCTGAAGGAGCGTCAGGATTTCTGGTTCCGTTCTGTAAGCTGGGAAGAGCAAGTCAATCAGTGA
- a CDS encoding amino acid ABC transporter permease → MNFKRILTSDTASWLQYLFIVGIIGWLAYDGAQSMGYNWQWYRVPQFFYKFTEDGFQWGEIPKGVIATIVLSSLAFLLASALGLLIAVTRLSDLPIGSALSIGFLELIRNTPLLVLLYVFYYVMGPIFGLSRYVAAVLCLGVFHGALISEIFRAGINAVPRGQWEAARSIGLTTLQVYRYIVLPQALRLVLPPLTGEIIHVIKSSAIVSVIAVLELTTIGRNIISDTYMSFEIWFTIALVYLALTLTLSIFVGRLELKISSSTR, encoded by the coding sequence ATGAATTTCAAAAGAATACTTACATCAGATACCGCTTCGTGGCTTCAATACCTGTTTATTGTCGGAATTATAGGCTGGCTTGCCTACGATGGCGCGCAATCTATGGGGTATAATTGGCAATGGTATCGTGTGCCGCAATTCTTCTACAAATTCACTGAGGACGGCTTCCAATGGGGTGAGATCCCCAAAGGTGTAATTGCAACCATCGTTTTGTCTAGCCTTGCGTTTTTGCTGGCAAGTGCGCTGGGGTTGTTAATTGCGGTTACTCGTCTCTCCGACCTGCCGATTGGGTCTGCACTCTCCATTGGCTTTTTGGAGCTTATCCGCAACACACCACTTCTTGTTTTGCTCTATGTGTTTTATTACGTTATGGGACCGATATTCGGATTATCGCGTTATGTCGCGGCAGTTCTTTGTCTTGGGGTCTTTCACGGAGCACTGATTTCTGAGATTTTTCGTGCAGGTATTAACGCAGTGCCAAGAGGCCAGTGGGAGGCAGCCCGCTCCATTGGCCTGACCACGTTGCAGGTCTACAGATATATTGTTCTGCCACAAGCGCTTCGACTGGTGTTGCCGCCGCTAACCGGAGAGATTATCCATGTCATCAAATCCTCAGCCATTGTCAGCGTAATTGCTGTTCTGGAGCTCACGACCATCGGCCGCAATATCATTTCCGACACTTACATGAGCTTCGAAATTTGGTTCACCATTGCATTAGTTTACCTAGCCCTCACCCTAACTCTTTCGATTTTTGTCGGACGTTTGGAACTCAAGATTTCGAGCTCGACAAGATAA
- a CDS encoding LysR family transcriptional regulator, with translation MGLLPSEKVFRIFEICSMYQNFTAAAEHLGISQGAVSQQIKALEYALGVELFIRKGRHVILSPVGSRVLEAQKRAFEGIRQATQIGQEEQRKSNLSILVHPGFSVRWLLPRLSEFQLENPDVNLTIMTATDLADFRDFTADAAILYTPLQQQDWLSQDFLIPVASPEFMATHELNELSQEAAVQKMVSLPMLGEAPTHTNDTWETWANEGKLQIPLDQIQRFPHSNMSLLLSELGQGIAMGRWCLIADALNSGILVPVVKKRVKANAGYLLYANPNRGQNCGLSRFEDWLKQAMQSLKNESSLNC, from the coding sequence GTGGGTTTATTACCTTCAGAAAAAGTATTCCGAATATTTGAAATCTGCTCCATGTATCAAAATTTTACTGCAGCAGCGGAACATCTTGGCATTTCGCAGGGCGCAGTAAGTCAGCAAATCAAGGCGCTGGAATACGCTTTGGGTGTCGAACTGTTTATCCGGAAAGGCCGTCACGTCATTTTGTCACCCGTGGGAAGTAGGGTCCTAGAAGCTCAAAAAAGAGCCTTTGAAGGCATTCGTCAGGCCACACAGATCGGCCAGGAGGAGCAGAGAAAGTCAAACCTTTCCATATTGGTGCATCCAGGTTTTTCCGTGCGCTGGCTATTGCCGCGTTTGAGTGAGTTTCAATTGGAAAACCCTGATGTCAATCTGACGATTATGACCGCGACGGACCTTGCAGATTTTCGCGACTTCACCGCTGATGCAGCTATTTTGTACACTCCTCTTCAACAGCAAGACTGGTTGTCTCAGGACTTCCTCATTCCCGTCGCATCACCGGAATTCATGGCTACGCATGAACTCAACGAATTGTCACAGGAAGCCGCGGTTCAGAAAATGGTGTCCCTCCCTATGCTTGGGGAAGCTCCAACCCATACGAATGACACATGGGAAACATGGGCCAATGAAGGCAAGTTACAAATTCCGTTGGACCAGATTCAACGGTTCCCCCATTCAAACATGAGTTTGCTCCTTTCTGAACTTGGGCAAGGAATTGCAATGGGCCGCTGGTGCCTGATTGCAGATGCGTTAAATTCGGGAATCCTTGTCCCAGTTGTAAAGAAAAGGGTGAAGGCAAATGCCGGATACCTTCTGTATGCCAATCCCAATAGAGGGCAGAATTGCGGTTTAAGCAGGTTCGAAGATTGGCTGAAACAAGCTATGCAAAGCTTGAAAAATGAGAGCTCCCTCAACTGCTAG
- a CDS encoding L-fuculose-phosphate aldolase — protein MSLKSELSAGIIKACREMNRLGLNQGTAGNISCRYEDGMLISASGIPYEQLEESDLVFVSNEGKYEEGKVPSSEWRFHLISYLTRPDVNAVVHTHAMHSSTLSILNKKIPAIHYMIAAGGGKDIPCVPYATYGTPELSEFVAEGLKDRNAILLQHHGLIATGASLAKAMWLTEEVETLAKMYMLLLQTGLEIPVLPDEEIEVVLKKFDSYGLREKS, from the coding sequence ATGTCCCTGAAAAGCGAGCTGTCCGCCGGCATCATCAAAGCCTGTAGAGAAATGAACCGGTTGGGTTTGAACCAAGGAACAGCGGGCAACATCAGTTGCCGCTATGAGGACGGCATGCTCATTTCCGCCTCTGGTATTCCTTATGAACAGCTGGAAGAGAGTGATCTGGTCTTCGTCAGCAATGAAGGAAAATACGAGGAGGGTAAAGTGCCCTCAAGCGAATGGCGCTTTCATCTGATTTCCTACCTCACCCGCCCAGATGTAAACGCGGTGGTCCACACCCATGCCATGCACAGCAGTACTCTTTCCATTCTGAATAAAAAAATCCCAGCGATCCATTACATGATTGCTGCAGGTGGCGGTAAAGACATCCCTTGCGTTCCATATGCGACATACGGAACCCCGGAATTGTCCGAGTTTGTGGCTGAAGGGCTGAAAGACCGCAACGCGATCCTTCTTCAGCACCACGGCCTGATTGCAACCGGCGCAAGTCTGGCAAAAGCCATGTGGTTGACGGAAGAAGTTGAGACACTGGCAAAGATGTACATGCTGCTGCTGCAAACAGGCTTGGAAATTCCAGTGTTGCCAGATGAAGAAATTGAAGTTGTTCTTAAGAAATTCGACAGCTACGGCCTTAGAGAAAAAAGCTAA
- a CDS encoding amino acid ABC transporter permease, with the protein MAKLFKKLHWADALIIVALTVFVATIWLRIDGTLNYKWNWSIIPRYIIRWDEHEGVWVANILLQGLISTIRVSIYAGILAVIIGVLLGIARCAQNLTLRLLARTYVECLRNIPPIVVIFIFYFFLSEQVVSAFGIEKWARGIARSENPEVWSFFFGDMRHFPSLISGVVVLAMFESAFVGEIVRSGIQSVGIGQREAARALGLGWVDEMRFVVLPQAIKRVLPPLANQFITLVKDSSIISLIAIQELTYKTSELVVSTRAIFEAWLTTAAFYFIICFSLSMLFRKFEKKRSAT; encoded by the coding sequence ATGGCAAAATTATTCAAAAAACTGCATTGGGCGGATGCACTCATCATTGTAGCGCTGACAGTTTTTGTCGCGACCATATGGCTGCGCATTGATGGAACGCTAAATTACAAGTGGAACTGGTCCATCATTCCCCGTTACATCATTCGCTGGGACGAGCACGAAGGTGTGTGGGTCGCCAATATTCTCCTCCAGGGGCTAATTTCAACGATACGTGTCAGCATTTATGCAGGCATACTGGCCGTGATTATCGGGGTTCTTCTGGGCATAGCGCGTTGCGCACAGAACCTGACCCTCAGATTACTCGCACGGACCTATGTTGAGTGCCTGCGAAATATCCCACCCATCGTTGTTATTTTCATCTTCTACTTTTTTCTCTCGGAGCAAGTTGTAAGTGCATTCGGCATCGAAAAATGGGCTCGCGGTATCGCACGTTCGGAAAACCCCGAGGTCTGGAGTTTCTTTTTTGGAGACATGCGTCATTTTCCTTCTCTCATTTCGGGTGTTGTCGTCCTGGCAATGTTCGAAAGCGCTTTCGTGGGCGAGATTGTGCGCTCGGGCATCCAGTCTGTCGGCATTGGGCAGCGAGAGGCAGCGCGTGCACTTGGCTTAGGCTGGGTCGATGAGATGCGGTTTGTTGTTTTGCCGCAAGCAATCAAACGGGTATTACCTCCGCTCGCCAATCAGTTTATCACTCTGGTGAAGGACAGCTCAATAATTTCTCTGATCGCGATTCAGGAACTAACCTACAAAACATCTGAGCTTGTTGTATCCACACGCGCCATATTTGAGGCATGGCTCACAACGGCTGCATTTTACTTCATAATATGCTTTAGTCTTTCAATGCTATTCAGAAAATTTGAAAAGAAACGATCTGCGACTTAG
- a CDS encoding NAD-dependent succinate-semialdehyde dehydrogenase, which yields MDLKLNNPSLLQSGAYIDGSFVSKDKTFPVTNPATGEVIATVSDCAHSDVADAVTAAKTAQKAWGKRTGKDRSQVLRRWYELLVENADDLATLLTAEMGKPLAEAKGEVLYGANFIEWFAEEAKRVYGDTIPGHQEDKRIMVIKQPVGVVGAITPWNFPNAMITRKAAPALAAGCAMIVKPAAETPLSALALAYLAEQAGLPKGVLSILPSTSAAEIGEELCSNDTVRKISFTGSTNVGRILMRQSADQIKKLSLELGGNAPFIVFDDADLDKAVEGALISKFRNAGQTCVCSNRIYVQDGVYDAFAEKLSIAVAGLKVGDGFEAGVTIGPLITEAAVQKVESHIKNAVENGARIVCGGQRSVEGGTFFQPTILADVTSKMDVAKQETFGPLAPLFRFKDVDEAIEAANDTEFGLASYFYSNDLSTVFKVAEELEYGMVGVNTGLISTEVAPFGGIKQSGLGREGSKYGIEDYVEMKYICLSV from the coding sequence ATGGACCTGAAGTTAAACAACCCAAGCCTGTTGCAATCTGGGGCGTATATTGATGGCAGTTTTGTATCTAAAGACAAAACATTTCCAGTCACCAACCCAGCAACGGGTGAGGTAATTGCTACTGTTTCTGATTGCGCACACAGTGATGTTGCAGATGCGGTCACCGCAGCCAAAACCGCGCAAAAAGCATGGGGCAAACGGACAGGCAAGGATCGCTCGCAGGTTCTGCGCCGCTGGTATGAACTGCTGGTAGAAAATGCAGATGATCTCGCCACTCTTTTGACAGCGGAAATGGGGAAGCCGCTTGCAGAGGCAAAAGGAGAAGTCCTTTACGGCGCCAACTTTATTGAGTGGTTTGCTGAGGAAGCAAAGCGCGTTTACGGCGACACCATTCCCGGCCATCAGGAAGACAAACGCATTATGGTCATCAAACAGCCTGTTGGGGTTGTTGGGGCTATCACACCGTGGAATTTTCCCAATGCGATGATCACCCGCAAAGCCGCGCCTGCCCTGGCTGCAGGCTGTGCGATGATTGTTAAACCGGCAGCAGAAACACCACTTTCAGCGCTTGCACTGGCGTATCTGGCAGAGCAGGCAGGCCTCCCGAAAGGTGTGCTGAGCATCCTGCCATCCACCAGCGCAGCGGAGATTGGCGAAGAGTTGTGCAGCAACGATACTGTGCGGAAGATCAGCTTCACCGGGTCTACCAATGTGGGCCGCATTTTAATGCGCCAGAGCGCGGATCAAATCAAAAAGCTGTCCTTAGAGCTGGGCGGCAATGCGCCCTTTATCGTCTTTGATGATGCGGATCTGGATAAGGCGGTTGAAGGGGCTTTGATTTCCAAGTTCCGGAATGCTGGACAGACCTGTGTTTGTTCCAACCGCATTTACGTGCAGGACGGCGTTTATGATGCCTTTGCCGAGAAGCTCTCCATTGCCGTTGCCGGGCTGAAAGTTGGCGACGGGTTTGAGGCTGGTGTCACCATTGGCCCGCTGATCACCGAGGCTGCGGTTCAAAAAGTGGAATCGCACATCAAAAACGCAGTCGAAAACGGGGCTCGGATCGTTTGCGGCGGACAGCGCAGTGTTGAAGGCGGAACCTTCTTCCAGCCGACCATTCTTGCAGATGTCACCAGTAAGATGGATGTGGCAAAGCAGGAAACGTTTGGCCCGCTCGCACCCCTGTTCCGCTTCAAGGACGTGGATGAAGCGATTGAAGCGGCCAACGACACCGAGTTTGGCCTTGCCTCCTACTTTTACAGCAATGACCTCTCCACCGTTTTCAAAGTCGCGGAAGAGTTGGAATACGGCATGGTTGGCGTCAATACAGGCCTGATCTCCACGGAAGTTGCGCCATTTGGCGGCATCAAGCAATCCGGTCTGGGTCGCGAAGGCTCAAAGTACGGCATCGAAGACTATGTCGAGATGAAGTACATCTGCCTCAGCGTTTAA
- the fucO gene encoding lactaldehyde reductase has translation MSFALNLPKLSLAGPGAVADAVAQLTLQPVKKVMVITDGALVKLGILDGLFSELDKAGIAYHLFDDVTPNPTATLVRNGAKVYKAEACDCFIAVGGGSPIDTAKAVRIMSCNPGDICDYNGVGKVQVPGAFFIAINTTAGTAAEMTSNSVVTDEDNKVKMVIIDGKQIPDIAVNDPELMVGLPPSVTAATGMDALTHAIEAYVTPGAHTLTDHSALEAIRLITAWLPVAVVDGKNIEARDKMACGQFLAGMAFNSAGLGLVHSMAHQPGATHNLPHGVCNAILLPIVCEFNGETGPERFRAIAEAMGGDTSKLNDKEAAALANRLIRKLSETVGIPVGFSTLGIDESVIEGWLDKALADPCLPGNPRVPTREEIRELYMKAM, from the coding sequence ATGAGTTTCGCACTAAACCTACCAAAGCTGAGTCTTGCGGGCCCGGGAGCTGTTGCAGATGCAGTTGCACAACTGACATTGCAGCCGGTCAAAAAAGTTATGGTGATCACGGATGGAGCTCTCGTAAAGCTTGGTATTCTGGATGGTCTTTTTTCCGAGCTTGATAAAGCGGGCATTGCGTATCACCTGTTTGATGACGTAACGCCAAACCCGACAGCGACACTCGTGCGCAACGGCGCTAAAGTGTACAAAGCTGAAGCTTGTGATTGTTTCATCGCTGTTGGCGGTGGCAGCCCGATTGATACAGCAAAAGCTGTCCGCATCATGTCCTGTAATCCCGGTGATATCTGCGATTACAACGGTGTTGGCAAAGTTCAGGTGCCCGGCGCGTTCTTCATTGCCATCAACACCACTGCGGGCACTGCGGCTGAGATGACATCTAACTCCGTGGTGACCGATGAAGACAACAAAGTCAAAATGGTCATCATCGACGGCAAGCAAATTCCAGATATCGCAGTCAACGATCCAGAACTAATGGTTGGACTTCCACCTTCTGTGACGGCTGCAACCGGCATGGATGCTCTGACACATGCGATCGAGGCTTACGTTACACCGGGCGCACACACGCTCACAGACCACAGTGCATTGGAAGCAATCCGCCTGATCACTGCATGGCTTCCAGTCGCTGTCGTTGACGGCAAGAACATTGAAGCTCGTGACAAGATGGCTTGTGGCCAGTTCCTTGCTGGTATGGCGTTTAACAGCGCGGGTCTTGGTTTGGTTCATTCCATGGCGCATCAGCCGGGCGCTACGCATAATCTGCCACACGGCGTTTGCAATGCGATCCTGTTGCCTATCGTGTGTGAGTTTAACGGTGAAACAGGACCTGAACGGTTCCGCGCAATCGCAGAAGCAATGGGCGGCGACACGTCCAAGCTCAACGATAAAGAAGCTGCGGCTCTGGCGAACCGCTTGATCCGAAAACTCTCTGAAACTGTTGGCATTCCAGTTGGTTTTAGCACGCTGGGAATCGACGAAAGCGTCATTGAAGGCTGGCTGGATAAAGCACTTGCTGACCCTTGTTTGCCGGGCAATCCACGGGTGCCGACCCGCGAGGAGATTAGAGAGCTCTATATGAAAGCCATGTAG
- a CDS encoding DeoR/GlpR family DNA-binding transcription regulator produces MMLNSRLQSIVNRVDHLGFVSVKDLAAQFGVAVETIRRDLRSLEEAGYIKRSHGGVMSLMDDDAGLAFGNRQSENTSAKQAIATKALEHVKSGDVIMLDASSSSWFLAEALPHEDLTVITNSVRIVFELVKKPAIKTLAIGGRYSEKYGAFLGALAVSQVADFRADTFFFSCTGFDEEQGAWESNELNAAIKQMMRRSSQKSILLCDESKLGKSGLIKLCDANQIDTVITEDNSFNFGGEAPLHAEE; encoded by the coding sequence ATGATGTTGAATAGCCGCCTTCAGAGCATTGTAAACAGAGTTGACCATCTGGGTTTTGTAAGCGTGAAAGACCTTGCTGCACAGTTTGGTGTGGCTGTTGAAACTATTCGGCGTGATCTGAGATCTTTAGAGGAGGCGGGGTACATCAAGCGCAGTCATGGCGGCGTAATGTCCCTGATGGATGATGATGCGGGTCTGGCTTTTGGCAATCGCCAATCCGAAAACACGAGTGCAAAGCAAGCTATCGCGACTAAGGCGTTGGAGCACGTCAAATCAGGTGATGTAATTATGCTTGATGCCAGTAGTAGTAGCTGGTTCCTTGCAGAAGCACTGCCGCATGAAGACTTGACCGTTATTACCAATTCTGTCCGCATTGTTTTTGAATTGGTGAAGAAGCCAGCCATCAAAACACTGGCAATTGGCGGGCGTTACTCAGAAAAATATGGCGCCTTCCTGGGGGCTCTGGCTGTTTCTCAAGTGGCTGATTTCCGCGCTGATACGTTCTTCTTCTCCTGCACAGGATTTGATGAGGAGCAAGGCGCGTGGGAAAGCAATGAGTTGAACGCCGCCATCAAACAGATGATGCGCCGATCTTCCCAGAAATCCATTCTGCTTTGCGATGAGAGCAAACTCGGCAAATCCGGGTTGATCAAGCTTTGTGATGCAAACCAGATCGACACCGTCATTACAGAAGACAACAGTTTCAACTTCGGGGGAGAGGCACCTTTGCACGCCGAGGAATAG
- a CDS encoding L-fucose isomerase, which yields MASLPKIGIRPTIDGRREGVRESLEEQTMNMALRTARFLSETLRHPSGEPVECVISDSCIAGMAESAACEEKFLRENVGVSITVTPCWCYGSETIDMNPHRPKAIWGFNGTERPGAVYLAAALAGHNQKGLPAFSIYGHDVQDEDDESIPADVQEKLLRFARAGLVTALIRGKSYMSLGGVSMGIAGSILDHGFFESYLGMKVQAVDMTELRRRMDKGIYDADELKLAVEWADKYFEEGFDPNPEDKRRSATEKKEIQRESLLMAICMRDMMQGNKRLAELGFGEEALGYNAIAGGFQGQRHWTDQYPNGDTAEAVLNSSFDWNGTRPPVVVATENDSLNGVCQLFGYGLTGTAQIFADVRTYWSPEAVKRVTGHDLAGKAADGIIHMINSGSAALDGTCKQRDAEGKPTIKPHWDVTDEDVTECLKATKWCAAVDEYFRGGGFSSSFLSEGGVPFTMTRLNLIDGIGPVLQIAEGWSVELPEETHAVLNDRTNATWPTTWFAPRLTGKGPFRDVYSVMANWGANHGVLTVGHVGAEFMTLASMLRIPVCMHNVAEDEIFRPSAWGAHGMDVEGQDFRACQNYGPLYK from the coding sequence ATGGCATCGCTACCAAAAATCGGCATTCGCCCTACCATTGATGGTCGTAGGGAAGGCGTTCGGGAGTCTTTAGAAGAGCAAACCATGAATATGGCGCTCAGAACAGCACGGTTTTTGAGCGAGACTTTACGCCATCCAAGCGGCGAACCTGTTGAGTGCGTTATTTCTGACAGTTGCATTGCAGGTATGGCTGAATCTGCAGCTTGTGAAGAAAAGTTCCTGCGCGAAAACGTTGGCGTCTCCATCACGGTCACACCTTGCTGGTGCTACGGCAGCGAAACCATTGATATGAACCCGCATCGTCCAAAAGCGATTTGGGGTTTTAACGGAACAGAACGCCCGGGCGCTGTTTACCTTGCAGCCGCTCTTGCTGGTCACAACCAAAAAGGTCTACCAGCCTTCTCTATCTACGGTCATGACGTTCAGGACGAAGATGACGAGAGCATTCCGGCTGATGTTCAGGAGAAGCTGCTGCGGTTTGCGCGCGCTGGTCTTGTAACAGCACTCATTCGCGGCAAAAGCTACATGTCTCTGGGTGGTGTCAGCATGGGCATTGCCGGCTCTATCCTTGATCACGGCTTCTTTGAATCCTACCTCGGCATGAAAGTTCAGGCCGTTGATATGACTGAGCTGCGCCGCCGTATGGATAAAGGCATCTATGATGCGGATGAGCTGAAACTGGCCGTCGAGTGGGCAGACAAGTACTTTGAAGAAGGGTTTGATCCAAATCCTGAAGATAAGCGCCGCTCCGCCACTGAGAAAAAAGAAATCCAGCGCGAAAGCCTGCTGATGGCGATCTGTATGCGCGACATGATGCAGGGCAATAAACGACTGGCAGAGCTTGGCTTTGGCGAAGAAGCCCTAGGTTACAACGCGATTGCAGGTGGTTTCCAAGGTCAGCGTCACTGGACTGACCAATACCCGAATGGCGATACTGCAGAAGCCGTGCTCAACAGCTCGTTCGATTGGAATGGCACGCGTCCTCCTGTTGTTGTGGCAACTGAAAACGACAGCCTCAACGGTGTGTGTCAGTTGTTCGGCTATGGCCTGACAGGAACAGCGCAGATCTTTGCTGATGTACGCACTTACTGGTCACCTGAAGCAGTCAAACGTGTCACCGGACATGATCTTGCTGGCAAAGCGGCTGACGGCATCATTCACATGATCAACTCCGGCTCGGCTGCATTGGATGGCACTTGTAAGCAACGGGATGCTGAAGGCAAGCCAACCATCAAACCGCATTGGGATGTGACCGACGAAGATGTCACTGAGTGCCTGAAGGCAACCAAGTGGTGCGCAGCGGTTGATGAATACTTCCGCGGTGGCGGGTTCTCCAGCAGCTTCCTCAGCGAAGGCGGTGTTCCGTTCACTATGACCCGCCTCAACCTGATTGATGGCATCGGCCCTGTTCTGCAAATTGCTGAAGGTTGGTCTGTTGAGCTGCCGGAAGAAACCCATGCCGTTCTCAATGACCGGACCAACGCCACTTGGCCAACCACATGGTTTGCACCACGCCTGACTGGCAAAGGCCCGTTCCGCGATGTGTATTCCGTTATGGCAAACTGGGGCGCCAACCATGGTGTGCTGACAGTTGGGCATGTGGGCGCCGAGTTTATGACACTGGCTTCCATGCTGCGCATTCCGGTGTGCATGCACAACGTGGCTGAAGATGAAATCTTCCGCCCATCCGCATGGGGTGCTCATGGCATGGACGTAGAAGGTCAGGACTTCCGCGCCTGCCAGAACTACGGCCCGCTCTACAAATAA
- the fucK gene encoding L-fuculokinase yields MESGFPALHPYHQLAGTVMSQDLVIVLDCGATNIRAIAVDVEGQIVARASQANITVPDAENSEWHVWPHESIFEQFSNCCRDLMDQVKPEQVKAVTVTTFGVDGALVDKTGTPIYPVISWKCPRTADAQQHMSTYFDPAEVARLSGVGHFSFNTINKMIWFRENKPELLEDAHAWLFISSLFTHMLTGNLTTDATMAGTSQLTDLQGQTFNADILSALGLDESLFPPVVQAGDIVGELLPTPAARFGLPAGIPVVSAGHDTQFAVFGSGAEKNQPVLSSGTWEILMARCESMTSPETDVFDRGFTCEWDAQPNHYNPGIQWLASGVLEWVNAQFYRDLSSAEKYEVMINEASQAPVDCKGVSFDPAFLEGGAIRGLTLHCDRGDIYRAALTALSVRLKDSLKLLETVGNFTATELILVGGGSRNALWNQIKADTLQLPIKILDEAETTVLGAAMFAMAGAKLHASADAAREAFNIHYEIVRPATTPREQG; encoded by the coding sequence ATGGAGAGCGGATTTCCTGCTCTCCATCCCTACCACCAGCTTGCAGGAACCGTCATGTCTCAGGATTTGGTCATCGTATTGGACTGTGGAGCCACCAACATCAGAGCGATTGCTGTTGATGTGGAAGGCCAGATTGTTGCGCGTGCCTCGCAAGCCAACATCACAGTTCCTGATGCTGAAAACAGTGAGTGGCATGTATGGCCGCATGAAAGTATTTTTGAACAATTCAGCAACTGTTGCCGTGATCTCATGGATCAGGTTAAGCCGGAGCAAGTAAAGGCCGTTACCGTCACAACGTTTGGTGTTGATGGTGCATTGGTGGATAAAACGGGTACGCCGATCTACCCGGTTATCAGTTGGAAATGCCCGCGTACTGCAGACGCGCAACAGCATATGAGCACCTACTTCGACCCTGCTGAAGTCGCTCGCCTCAGCGGTGTTGGGCATTTTTCCTTCAACACAATCAACAAGATGATTTGGTTCCGTGAGAATAAGCCGGAGCTTTTAGAAGACGCTCATGCCTGGTTGTTCATCTCCTCGTTGTTCACGCATATGCTGACGGGCAATCTGACAACGGATGCGACCATGGCTGGAACCTCTCAGCTGACAGATTTGCAGGGGCAAACATTCAACGCAGACATCCTCTCTGCGTTGGGGCTTGATGAGAGTCTGTTTCCTCCTGTTGTTCAGGCGGGCGATATTGTTGGCGAACTCCTGCCAACACCCGCTGCCAGGTTCGGACTGCCAGCTGGTATCCCAGTGGTGTCCGCAGGACATGACACTCAGTTTGCTGTGTTCGGGTCTGGCGCTGAGAAGAACCAGCCGGTGCTGTCTTCTGGCACATGGGAAATCCTCATGGCGCGGTGTGAGAGCATGACATCTCCAGAAACCGATGTGTTCGACCGTGGGTTTACGTGTGAATGGGATGCACAGCCGAACCATTACAACCCTGGCATCCAGTGGCTGGCCTCTGGTGTGCTGGAATGGGTGAACGCTCAATTTTACAGAGACCTCAGCTCAGCTGAGAAATACGAGGTCATGATCAATGAGGCCTCACAAGCGCCCGTTGACTGCAAAGGTGTGTCCTTTGATCCGGCATTTTTGGAGGGTGGAGCAATCCGCGGTCTAACCCTGCATTGTGATCGTGGAGACATCTACCGCGCTGCTCTGACAGCCTTGTCCGTGCGCCTCAAAGACAGTTTGAAACTGCTGGAAACCGTTGGCAACTTCACCGCGACGGAGCTGATCCTCGTGGGTGGCGGGTCACGCAACGCCTTATGGAACCAGATTAAAGCCGACACGTTACAGCTGCCGATCAAGATCCTTGATGAAGCAGAAACAACTGTTTTAGGAGCAGCTATGTTTGCCATGGCAGGTGCAAAACTGCACGCCAGCGCAGATGCAGCACGTGAAGCTTTCAACATTCACTACGAGATCGTTCGTCCTGCAACGACACCAAGGGAGCAGGGTTAA